From the genome of Romeriopsis navalis LEGE 11480, one region includes:
- the rpsM gene encoding 30S ribosomal protein S13 yields MARIAGVDLPRDKRVEIGLRYIYGIGPTRSAEVLKKTSINPDIRVKDLTDAQVAALRECVEADYQIEGDLRRWESMNIKRLMDIGCYRGRRHRMGLPLRGQRTRTNARTRRGGKRTVAGKKKAPKK; encoded by the coding sequence CGGATTGCTGGTGTGGACCTCCCTCGCGATAAGCGAGTGGAAATTGGTCTGAGATATATCTACGGAATTGGCCCAACTCGGTCAGCAGAAGTCTTGAAGAAGACGAGTATCAATCCTGATATTCGCGTCAAGGATCTGACTGATGCCCAGGTTGCGGCATTACGTGAGTGTGTAGAAGCTGACTACCAGATCGAAGGTGATCTGCGTCGTTGGGAATCGATGAACATCAAGCGTTTGATGGATATCGGTTGCTACCGGGGTCGGCGGCATCGCATGGGCTTGCCTTTGCGCGGTCAACGCACTCGCACAAACGCGCGAACCCGTCGAGGCGGTAAGCGTACGGTTGCTGGTAAGAAGAAAGCACCGAAGAAGTAA